One window of Litoribacterium kuwaitense genomic DNA carries:
- the queF gene encoding preQ(1) synthase, with amino-acid sequence MKETSWLPSSGPMPRPESVEQAKTVLKNEAFDAANVQTITFRALEFTAICPRSGQPDFGQVTIQYTPNKKCIESKALKFYLWSFREEGCFCESLAARIADDIVEAIAPQSVTVTVHQSARGGIELEATAVR; translated from the coding sequence ATGAAGGAAACATCATGGCTACCATCATCTGGACCGATGCCTCGTCCTGAGAGTGTCGAACAGGCAAAAACGGTGCTGAAAAATGAAGCCTTTGACGCAGCAAATGTACAAACGATTACTTTCCGCGCACTGGAATTTACAGCGATCTGCCCGCGCAGCGGACAACCAGACTTTGGCCAAGTGACGATTCAATACACCCCGAACAAAAAGTGTATCGAATCAAAGGCATTAAAATTTTACCTTTGGTCCTTCCGTGAAGAAGGCTGCTTCTGCGAATCGCTCGCCGCCCGCATCGCCGATGATATCGTTGAAGCCATCGCGCCCCAATCTGTGACAGTCACTGTCCACCAATCAGCACGAGGCGGCATCGAGCTCGAAGCGACTGCCGTAAGATAA
- a CDS encoding queuosine precursor transporter, which produces MTLFSLWALPFTQEGFWFIFALIQFLMLLITYRLFGKTGLLVWIGFTTIIANIQVVKTVELFGIVATLGNITYGTIFLATDLLNEKYGKEEARRGVMVGFFALVLMTIIMQLALLFPPSADGAEVQDAFATIFGLQWRIALGSLAAFLVSQWIDVGLYHFLKIMTGGKRLWLRNNVSTMISQLLDTLVFCSIAFLGTMPASVWWQIFVSTYVLKFIVAFIDTPFLYWARRLKVKSS; this is translated from the coding sequence ATGACGCTTTTTTCTTTATGGGCACTTCCTTTTACACAAGAAGGGTTTTGGTTCATATTTGCGCTTATTCAATTTCTCATGCTACTCATCACATATCGACTTTTTGGAAAAACAGGTCTACTCGTATGGATCGGGTTCACGACCATCATTGCCAATATCCAAGTCGTCAAAACCGTTGAGCTCTTCGGTATCGTCGCGACGTTAGGCAATATCACCTATGGGACCATTTTTCTAGCGACCGATTTGCTCAACGAGAAATACGGAAAAGAGGAAGCACGTCGCGGTGTCATGGTCGGCTTTTTTGCGTTAGTGCTAATGACCATCATTATGCAGCTGGCGCTTCTCTTTCCACCTAGCGCAGACGGTGCGGAGGTACAGGATGCATTTGCCACAATCTTCGGATTGCAATGGCGCATCGCCCTCGGTAGCTTAGCTGCCTTCCTAGTCAGTCAATGGATTGATGTCGGACTTTATCACTTCTTGAAAATCATGACGGGAGGGAAGCGCCTCTGGCTGCGAAATAACGTCAGTACGATGATTAGCCAATTACTTGATACACTCGTCTTCTGTTCCATTGCCTTCTTAGGAACGATGCCGGCCTCTGTATGGTGGCAAATATTTGTCTCAACGTACGTGCTTAAATTCATTGTCGCCTTCATAGATACGCCATTTTTATACTGGGCAAGACGGCTAAAGGTGAAGAGCTCCTGA
- a CDS encoding matrixin family metalloprotease, translating to MAHANEKEDWHFYTKNMTYQLESGMDSLIKKGWNNAVDQWNDEGMNLYTHQSSVNRLGTINETSSTLYGRMTTYYNTKTGNVTKFIGGLNVGNPNITGSNVTTSTATHEVGHAMGLAHNSKNSIMNSARDRSKLWFPTSYDVETMNEIYEDTIGWDSAATILPQPKITATDVNLSYDFPVTDELKDMVSESDVIVIGKYQEGYEKWNMLRELEDIHKESSEGFVEGRLFDFKINKIIKGDLTEDSIVINHRVSETINVDISEKAEGKVTFPDPKFVNPETNETYLLFLKQNKELKNYYGAIEPFSVTIDDNNSVLLQSNLIDEKEISQSIKVTEDFMAHSNAEEFIEDSITGMKLDELLEKIQFLKN from the coding sequence ATTGCTCACGCGAACGAAAAAGAAGATTGGCATTTTTACACAAAAAACATGACTTATCAGTTGGAAAGTGGCATGGACTCACTTATAAAAAAAGGATGGAATAATGCTGTAGATCAATGGAATGATGAAGGGATGAATCTTTACACTCATCAATCTTCGGTTAATAGGTTAGGGACCATTAATGAAACATCGTCAACTCTATATGGAAGAATGACGACATATTATAACACTAAAACTGGTAATGTAACAAAATTTATTGGAGGATTGAACGTCGGAAACCCTAACATAACTGGTTCGAATGTTACGACAAGCACAGCGACACACGAAGTAGGGCATGCTATGGGACTCGCTCATAATAGTAAAAATTCAATAATGAACTCAGCAAGAGATAGATCTAAACTGTGGTTCCCCACCTCATATGATGTCGAAACAATGAATGAAATTTATGAGGATACCATTGGATGGGATTCTGCAGCTACAATTTTGCCTCAGCCTAAAATAACTGCAACAGATGTCAATTTAAGTTATGACTTTCCTGTGACCGACGAGCTAAAAGATATGGTTAGTGAGTCGGATGTAATTGTGATTGGGAAATATCAGGAAGGCTATGAAAAATGGAATATGTTACGTGAACTTGAAGATATACACAAAGAAAGTTCAGAAGGTTTTGTCGAAGGGAGGTTATTTGATTTTAAAATAAACAAAATTATTAAAGGTGATTTGACCGAAGATAGTATTGTGATAAATCATCGAGTCTCTGAAACCATCAATGTAGATATTTCTGAAAAAGCTGAGGGAAAAGTTACATTTCCAGATCCAAAATTTGTAAATCCAGAAACAAATGAGACATACTTGTTGTTTCTTAAACAAAACAAGGAATTAAAGAACTATTATGGAGCAATTGAGCCTTTTTCTGTAACTATTGACGATAATAACTCCGTTCTCTTACAAAGCAATTTAATTGATGAAAAAGAAATTAGTCAAAGCATTAAAGTAACTGAGGATTTTATGGCGCACAGCAATGCTGAAGAATTTATTGAAGACAGTATAACTGGAATGAAGTTGGATGAGCTTCTTGAAAAGATTCAGTTCTTAAAAAATTAG
- a CDS encoding MFS transporter translates to MRSLRSRFEQWAIWKTYGWTATLLLILEFCITFTFFMFVPFISMYMTGGLGLSITFAGVLLAVRLIAQQGLMLFGGFFGDRFGYRKMMIIGFLCRGVGFAGLGLVTTPAWLLIMATIGGLGGALFSPSLRSILIADQPKHVHKTLFSIANMSGNAGTIIGPLVGSLFPIHYFPVLSVVVGAFFALFSILVWKLPAQPVIQQTTLSFQTSVKELLQQRPFLIAVFCMIPFHFIYQQLFLTYPLVAQTMTGSGGWIFSVVTVLVVVFQLWVTRRTKHYSIRQSLFLGYGIIILSTIPLMVHEGLWSLVISLVGMAGGVMVMQPAFYTYAASRATAGTLAMYLGFSNLAMAVGGALGNTAGGSLYEQLSTGGNATGYWIVLGAVCLLPLCVPARWWKDSSSGTTVIPKEKTNEPMS, encoded by the coding sequence ATGCGTTCTCTGCGTAGTCGTTTTGAACAATGGGCGATTTGGAAGACGTACGGATGGACAGCGACGCTCCTGCTCATTCTTGAATTTTGCATCACATTTACGTTTTTTATGTTTGTTCCTTTTATTTCAATGTATATGACAGGTGGACTTGGCTTGTCCATTACGTTTGCAGGAGTTTTACTTGCTGTTCGTTTAATCGCGCAGCAAGGTCTCATGCTGTTTGGCGGATTTTTCGGTGATCGTTTCGGGTATCGAAAGATGATGATTATCGGCTTTTTATGCCGCGGTGTCGGATTTGCTGGTCTTGGGCTCGTGACCACGCCGGCATGGCTCCTCATCATGGCGACAATTGGTGGTTTAGGCGGTGCTCTGTTTAGCCCGTCATTACGCAGCATTTTAATTGCCGATCAGCCAAAGCACGTGCATAAGACGCTCTTCTCAATTGCGAATATGAGTGGTAATGCCGGAACGATTATCGGGCCGCTCGTCGGTTCGCTCTTTCCGATTCATTATTTTCCCGTGCTTAGTGTAGTGGTCGGGGCATTTTTTGCGCTGTTCAGCATTCTCGTTTGGAAGCTTCCGGCGCAGCCTGTCATCCAGCAAACCACGCTCTCATTTCAAACGAGCGTTAAAGAATTGTTACAGCAGCGCCCCTTTCTCATCGCCGTGTTCTGTATGATTCCATTTCATTTTATTTACCAACAGCTCTTTCTCACGTATCCGCTTGTCGCTCAAACGATGACAGGGAGCGGGGGGTGGATTTTTTCTGTGGTTACCGTTCTCGTCGTCGTATTTCAGCTATGGGTAACGAGAAGAACAAAACACTACTCGATTCGCCAGTCGTTGTTCCTCGGCTATGGGATCATCATTTTGTCAACCATTCCGTTGATGGTACACGAAGGGTTATGGTCACTCGTCATTTCGTTGGTCGGTATGGCCGGTGGGGTGATGGTCATGCAGCCAGCGTTTTATACGTACGCGGCGTCTCGAGCAACAGCCGGAACGCTAGCCATGTACCTCGGCTTTTCCAACTTGGCTATGGCAGTCGGTGGTGCTTTAGGAAATACGGCTGGAGGCTCTCTCTATGAGCAGCTTTCAACCGGAGGAAATGCAACCGGCTATTGGATCGTACTTGGCGCGGTGTGCCTGCTGCCATTGTGTGTGCCTGCGCGCTGGTGGAAAGACTCGAGCAGTGGGACCACAGTCATCCCGAAAGAGAAGACAAATGAACCGATGTCATGA
- a CDS encoding YolD-like family protein has translation MKRDPRDYKDFNHILWEHSFILPEHKRALQRHYEDSSRQEPPAIAEELAEEHYQLLKKAVEEGARVSIRYWKRKDGQYHKVSGVPRNLDNIFLTVEIRDHYIVVEYIYLSVEDMER, from the coding sequence ATGAAAAGAGACCCTCGTGATTATAAAGATTTTAATCATATCTTGTGGGAACACTCGTTCATATTGCCTGAGCATAAACGGGCATTGCAACGCCATTACGAAGACTCGTCTAGGCAGGAGCCGCCAGCTATTGCAGAAGAGCTTGCAGAAGAGCACTATCAACTATTAAAGAAAGCTGTAGAGGAAGGGGCGAGGGTGTCCATTCGGTATTGGAAACGGAAGGACGGCCAGTACCACAAAGTATCTGGCGTGCCGCGCAACTTAGACAACATATTTCTGACAGTTGAAATTAGGGATCATTACATTGTTGTGGAATATATATATTTATCAGTGGAGGATATGGAAAGGTAA